A stretch of Halocalculus aciditolerans DNA encodes these proteins:
- a CDS encoding 2-oxoacid:acceptor oxidoreductase subunit alpha — translation MTNDELIWRIAGGSGDGIDSTSQNFAKALMRAGLHVFTHRHYPSRIRGGHTYVEIRASDEPVKSRGDGYNFLLALGDSFARNPKEDAYYGEEEVKPLSENLDDLREGGVIVYDSGLLDVDEVENFDERVEENDWHVFDVNLRELAKEHGREIMRNTAGVGFTAALVGMELDRIEELMREAMSGDILDANLAVLQDAYDLVGEEYHVEHDVRVPTGSHDEEQVLVSGSHGIAYGALDEGCRFIAGYPMTPWTDVFTILTNLMPDVGGISEQVEDEIAAAALAMGASHTGAKAMSGSSGGGFALMSEPLGLAEMTETPLVLVESMRAGPSTGMPTKPEQADVEHVLFTSQGDSHRVVFAPSDPIECYEQTRRAFQLAYDYQIPAIVVYDQKLSGEYRNVPKSFFDQEPNPDLGSVASEEELAELPHTEGGKFHRFQHDTEEGVSPRSIPGQKGGHFLATGNEHNPAGHISEDPDNRVAQVDRRNQKLDTIREDLADESHNVVNGDDAADFGLISFGSQSGTVDEAVARLNENGDSVKHLSLSEIEPFPYDQVREFVESVDETLVVEMNSSGQLRGHIQRRLGTGEETFGSLLKYDGNPYEPAEVVEAVQHELGSVDETTSRTRLVTPGDQV, via the coding sequence ATGACTAACGACGAACTCATCTGGCGAATCGCGGGAGGTTCCGGAGACGGGATCGACTCGACGAGCCAGAACTTCGCGAAGGCCTTGATGCGAGCGGGCCTTCACGTTTTCACGCATCGCCACTACCCCTCGCGGATTCGAGGCGGTCACACGTACGTCGAGATTCGGGCGTCTGACGAGCCCGTGAAATCGCGCGGCGACGGCTACAACTTCCTCCTCGCGCTCGGTGACTCGTTCGCACGGAACCCGAAGGAGGACGCCTACTACGGGGAAGAGGAAGTGAAGCCGCTCTCCGAGAACCTCGACGACCTCCGCGAAGGCGGCGTCATCGTCTACGACAGCGGCCTCCTCGACGTCGACGAGGTCGAGAACTTCGACGAGCGCGTCGAGGAGAACGACTGGCACGTCTTCGACGTGAACCTCCGCGAGCTCGCGAAGGAGCACGGCCGCGAGATCATGCGGAACACCGCCGGCGTCGGCTTCACGGCCGCGCTCGTCGGGATGGAGCTCGACCGCATCGAGGAGCTCATGCGGGAGGCGATGTCGGGCGACATCCTCGACGCGAACCTCGCGGTCCTCCAGGACGCCTACGACCTCGTGGGCGAGGAGTACCACGTCGAACACGACGTCCGCGTCCCGACCGGCTCGCACGACGAGGAGCAGGTCCTCGTCTCCGGGAGTCACGGAATCGCGTACGGCGCGCTCGACGAGGGCTGCCGGTTCATCGCGGGCTACCCGATGACGCCGTGGACGGACGTCTTCACCATCCTCACGAATCTGATGCCGGACGTCGGCGGCATCAGCGAGCAGGTGGAAGACGAGATCGCGGCCGCGGCGCTCGCGATGGGCGCGAGTCACACGGGCGCGAAAGCGATGTCCGGCTCCTCCGGCGGCGGGTTCGCCCTCATGTCGGAGCCGCTCGGCCTCGCGGAGATGACGGAGACGCCACTCGTCCTCGTCGAATCGATGCGCGCCGGCCCGAGCACGGGAATGCCGACGAAGCCCGAGCAGGCCGACGTCGAGCACGTGCTCTTCACGAGCCAGGGCGACAGCCACCGCGTCGTGTTCGCGCCCTCGGACCCCATCGAGTGCTACGAGCAGACGCGCCGCGCGTTCCAGCTCGCCTACGACTACCAGATTCCCGCCATCGTCGTCTACGACCAGAAGCTCTCCGGCGAGTACCGGAACGTCCCGAAGAGCTTCTTCGACCAGGAGCCGAACCCCGACCTCGGCTCCGTCGCCAGCGAGGAGGAGCTCGCGGAGCTCCCGCACACGGAAGGCGGGAAGTTCCACCGCTTCCAGCACGACACCGAGGAGGGCGTCAGCCCGCGCTCCATCCCGGGGCAGAAGGGCGGTCACTTCCTCGCGACCGGGAACGAGCACAACCCCGCCGGCCACATCAGCGAAGACCCCGACAACCGCGTCGCGCAGGTCGACCGGCGGAACCAGAAGCTCGACACCATCCGCGAGGACCTCGCGGACGAGTCCCACAACGTCGTGAACGGCGACGACGCCGCGGACTTCGGGCTCATCTCCTTCGGGAGTCAGTCCGGGACGGTCGACGAGGCCGTCGCCCGCCTGAACGAGAACGGCGATTCGGTGAAACACCTCAGTCTCTCCGAGATCGAGCCGTTCCCCTACGACCAGGTCCGCGAGTTCGTGGAGTCCGTCGACGAGACGCTCGTCGTCGAGATGAACTCGTCCGGCCAGCTCCGCGGCCACATCCAGCGCCGCCTCGGCACGGGCGAGGAAACGTTCGGGAGCCTCCTGAAGTACGACGGCAACCCCTACGAGCCGGCGGAAGTCGTCGAAGCCGTCCAGCACGAGCTGGGCAGCGTCGACGAGACGACTTCTCGCACGCGCCTCGTGACCCCCGGTGATCAGGTATGA
- a CDS encoding thiamine pyrophosphate-dependent enzyme — MSAFSAIGSGEEREVDQNEFTPSIEPQPTWCPGCGDFGVLKALKGALAELEKDPEEVLVVTGIGCSGKLNSYLDSYGFHTIHGRSLPIARAAKLANPELEVIAAGGDGDGYGIGGNHFMHTARENHDITYIVFDNEVFGLTKGQTSPTSPMGHKSKTQPKGSAKNPIRPLSLSLTSGSSFVARTAAVNPNQAKDIIKEAVTHDGFSHIDFLTQCPTWNKDAKQYVPYTDIQQSDDHDVDLGDRRSASEMMHEAEDALYEGEVLTGRFYKDENRHAYHEEKQERGDFPSEPLAERYFEDGDWERSYDYIDRHA; from the coding sequence ATGAGTGCATTCAGCGCAATCGGCAGCGGCGAGGAACGAGAGGTCGACCAGAACGAGTTCACGCCGAGCATCGAACCGCAGCCGACGTGGTGTCCGGGCTGCGGTGACTTCGGCGTTCTCAAGGCGCTGAAGGGCGCGCTCGCGGAACTCGAGAAGGACCCCGAGGAGGTGCTCGTCGTCACGGGCATCGGTTGCTCCGGGAAGCTCAACAGCTACCTCGACAGCTACGGGTTCCACACGATTCACGGGCGTTCGCTCCCCATCGCGCGCGCCGCGAAGCTCGCGAACCCCGAGCTCGAAGTCATCGCCGCCGGCGGCGACGGCGACGGCTACGGCATCGGCGGGAACCACTTCATGCACACCGCCCGTGAGAACCACGACATCACCTACATCGTCTTCGACAACGAGGTCTTCGGCCTCACGAAGGGACAGACGTCCCCGACGAGCCCGATGGGACATAAATCGAAGACGCAGCCGAAGGGCAGCGCGAAGAACCCCATCCGCCCGCTCTCCCTCTCGCTCACGTCCGGGTCCTCGTTCGTCGCGCGCACGGCGGCGGTGAACCCGAACCAGGCGAAGGACATCATCAAGGAAGCCGTGACGCACGACGGCTTCAGTCACATCGACTTCCTGACGCAGTGTCCGACGTGGAACAAGGACGCGAAGCAGTACGTCCCCTACACGGACATCCAGCAGTCAGACGACCACGATGTCGACCTCGGCGACCGCCGCTCGGCGTCCGAGATGATGCACGAGGCGGAGGACGCCCTCTACGAGGGCGAAGTCCTCACCGGCCGGTTCTACAAGGACGAGAACCGCCACGCCTACCACGAGGAGAAACAGGAGCGCGGCGACTTCCCCAGTGAGCCGCTCGCCGAGCGCTACTTCGAGGACGGCGACTGGGAGCGCTCCTACGACTACATCGACCGGCACGCGTAA
- the lrpA1 gene encoding HTH-type transcriptional regulator LrpA1, with the protein MSESTEDRILAALEADAKASYADIADEAGVSKPTVRKYINQLEDEGVIVGYSADVDPKKLSGQSIALVGIDVESERYVEATQALKNVDAVQSLYTSSGDHMLMAEVRAADGDALGDVIANTLLEIDGVTAAHPSFLQERLK; encoded by the coding sequence GTGAGCGAATCGACCGAGGACCGCATCCTGGCTGCACTCGAAGCCGACGCGAAAGCGTCCTACGCCGACATCGCCGACGAAGCCGGCGTCTCCAAGCCGACGGTCCGGAAGTACATCAATCAGCTCGAAGACGAAGGCGTCATCGTCGGCTACTCCGCCGACGTCGACCCGAAGAAGCTCTCCGGCCAATCAATCGCCCTCGTCGGCATCGACGTCGAATCCGAACGGTACGTCGAAGCCACGCAGGCTCTCAAGAACGTCGACGCCGTCCAGTCCCTCTACACCTCCAGCGGCGACCACATGCTGATGGCGGAAGTCCGCGCAGCAGACGGCGACGCCCTCGGCGACGTCATCGCCAACACCCTCCTCGAAATCGACGGCGTCACCGCCGCACACCCCTCCTTCCTCCAAGAGCGCCTGAAGTAA
- a CDS encoding pyridoxal phosphate-dependent aminotransferase, whose translation MPSERAERTTPFSAMDVLERADDRQGVVHMEVGEPDFSLPAAAADAAVAAVRGGDDDYTSSRGTAGLRDAISDYYDETYGVDVPPSRILVTPGSSAGLLLAMLALVDPGDDVVLTDPYYACYPNFVRQAGGNIVTTKLDPRTGFAPDIQGFENAVSRDTAAMLVNSPANPTGAVLSDSELGELAALSRRTDTPIISDEVYHGLTYDGDDHTVLEYTEDAIVLDGVSKRYAMTGYRVGWMVLPPGLVDPINRLAQNLVICAPAPSQAAAEAAIRADHGWLDDVRDQYRQRRDRLVDAADDWGLSMDYTPGGAYYLLLDVSDLPGDAFDVADVFLDAGVAMTPGPDFGSVAEDTLRASYATSTEQIELAIERISGLLEEDPTLAD comes from the coding sequence ATGCCCTCGGAGCGAGCCGAGCGGACGACTCCGTTCTCGGCGATGGACGTGCTCGAACGGGCCGACGACCGCCAGGGGGTCGTCCACATGGAAGTGGGCGAACCCGACTTCTCCCTGCCCGCGGCGGCAGCGGACGCGGCGGTCGCGGCAGTACGCGGAGGTGACGACGACTACACCTCCTCCCGCGGCACGGCCGGTCTCCGTGACGCCATCAGCGACTACTACGACGAGACGTACGGCGTCGACGTGCCGCCGTCGCGAATCCTCGTCACCCCCGGGTCGTCGGCGGGCCTCCTCCTCGCGATGCTCGCGCTCGTCGACCCCGGCGACGACGTCGTCCTCACCGACCCCTACTACGCCTGCTACCCGAACTTCGTCCGGCAGGCCGGCGGGAACATCGTCACGACGAAACTCGACCCGCGAACGGGCTTCGCGCCCGACATCCAGGGGTTCGAGAACGCCGTCTCCCGGGACACCGCCGCGATGCTCGTCAACTCCCCCGCGAACCCCACCGGGGCCGTGCTCTCCGACTCCGAGCTCGGAGAGCTCGCCGCGCTCTCCCGGCGCACCGACACCCCCATCATCTCCGACGAAGTCTACCACGGCCTCACCTACGACGGCGACGACCACACCGTCCTCGAATACACCGAGGACGCCATCGTCCTCGACGGCGTCTCCAAGCGCTACGCCATGACCGGCTACCGCGTCGGCTGGATGGTCCTCCCGCCCGGGCTCGTCGACCCCATCAACCGCCTCGCGCAGAACCTCGTCATCTGCGCGCCCGCGCCCAGCCAGGCCGCCGCCGAAGCCGCCATCCGCGCCGACCACGGCTGGCTCGACGACGTCCGCGACCAGTACCGCCAGCGCCGCGACCGCCTCGTCGACGCCGCCGACGACTGGGGGCTCAGCATGGACTACACGCCCGGCGGCGCGTACTACCTCCTCCTCGACGTCTCCGACCTTCCTGGTGATGCCTTCGACGTCGCCGACGTCTTCCTCGACGCCGGCGTCGCCATGACTCCTGGACCCGACTTCGGGAGCGTCGCCGAAGACACGCTCCGCGCGTCCTACGCGACGAGCACGGAGCAGATCGAACTCGCCATCGAACGCATCAGCGGCCTCCTCGAAGAAGACCCCACGCTCGCCGACTGA
- a CDS encoding SRPBCC family protein produces the protein MATFDRSLRVRAPFEDVWAFHNRIDGLLALTPDWLHPRVDRVEGDDDGDLVPGTTICLSARPFGVAPRQRMAARIEEREREGDESGFFRDSMVNGPLREWAHTHSFRADGEHTYVHDHVEYDTGAGAPGNLAVQSGLAAFFAYRHRRTRDELES, from the coding sequence ATGGCCACGTTCGACCGGAGTCTCCGCGTTCGCGCGCCCTTCGAGGACGTCTGGGCGTTCCACAACCGCATCGACGGGCTGCTGGCGCTCACGCCCGACTGGCTCCACCCGCGCGTCGACCGCGTCGAGGGCGACGACGACGGCGACCTCGTCCCCGGGACGACCATCTGTCTCTCCGCGCGGCCGTTCGGCGTCGCGCCCAGACAGCGGATGGCGGCGCGCATCGAGGAGCGGGAACGCGAGGGCGACGAGTCCGGGTTCTTCCGGGATTCGATGGTGAACGGGCCGCTGCGGGAGTGGGCGCACACGCACTCGTTCCGCGCGGACGGCGAGCACACGTACGTCCACGACCACGTCGAGTACGACACGGGCGCGGGCGCGCCGGGGAACCTCGCGGTGCAGTCGGGGCTCGCGGCGTTCTTCGCGTACCGCCACCGCCGCACGCGCGACGAACTCGAATCGTGA
- a CDS encoding FAD-dependent oxidoreductase yields the protein MADVIVVGGGPAGLSAGLFTAKNGLETLVFDTDKTWVHKAHFFNYLGIRSMDGDVFLDRAREQATEDHGVELHQDTAVSAVGTTEDGERFTVETADAGYEADYLVLATGANRDLAEGLGCDFDGDVIDVDVDMETSVADAYATGAMVRDQEWQAIISAGDGAAAALNILSKEEGEHFHDFDTPADV from the coding sequence ATGGCAGACGTCATCGTCGTCGGCGGCGGTCCCGCCGGTCTGAGCGCCGGTCTGTTCACGGCGAAGAACGGCCTCGAAACCCTCGTCTTCGACACGGACAAGACGTGGGTGCACAAGGCGCACTTCTTCAACTATCTCGGCATCCGGTCGATGGACGGCGACGTCTTCCTCGACCGCGCCCGCGAGCAGGCGACGGAGGACCACGGCGTCGAACTCCACCAGGATACGGCAGTGTCGGCGGTCGGAACGACCGAGGACGGCGAGCGCTTCACCGTCGAGACGGCGGACGCCGGCTACGAGGCCGACTACCTCGTGCTCGCGACGGGCGCGAACCGCGACCTCGCCGAGGGGCTCGGCTGCGACTTCGACGGCGACGTGATCGACGTCGACGTGGACATGGAGACGAGCGTCGCGGACGCGTACGCGACGGGCGCGATGGTGCGCGACCAGGAGTGGCAGGCCATCATCTCCGCGGGCGACGGCGCGGCCGCCGCGCTGAACATTCTCTCGAAGGAGGAAGGCGAGCACTTCCACGACTTCGACACGCCGGCCGACGTCTGA